The following is a genomic window from Lysinibacillus sp. JNUCC-52.
GTTTTCGCCTATTCGGCGTAATTGCATGGCGAAAGCTTCTATTGAAGGGGCTGTGTGGGACATTTATGCACAGCAAACGAAACAGTCCCTTGCCCATGCTTTAGGTGGAAGCAAAGATACTATTGACGTAGGGATTAGTTTAGGAATTCAAGCTAGCACAGAAAAACTGATTGATTTAATAAAGATCTATGTAGAAAAGGGTTATAAACGAGTAAAAGTTAAAATAAAACCTGGGTACGATGTAGAAGTTATCCGTGCTATCCGTACTGCATTTCCTAATTTACCATTGATGGCAGATGCAAACTCTGCGTACACATTAAAGGATATAGAAGTGCTACAACAGCTGGATGCCTTTAACCTTTTAATGATTGAGCAACCACTTGCAGTTGACGATATTATAGATCATGCCAAGCTGCAAAAGCAGTTACAAACACCAATATGTTTAGATGAAAGTATTACATCACTTGAAGATGCTCGTAAAGCGATCGAGCTAGGTAGTTGTGGTGTCATTAATATAAAAATTGGTCGTGTAGGTGGTTTAACGGAGGCTAAGAAGATTCATGACTATTGTCAGGAGCATGCCATTCCTGTCTGGTGTGGAGGCATGTTGGAAGCGGGAATCGGACGAGCGCATAATATAGCATTAACTGCACTCTCCAATTTCATATTACCTGGTGATACAGCAGGTTCGAGTCATTATTGGTATGAGGATATTATAGTGCCTGAGGTTATGGTAGAAGATGGCGTTATTCATGTGCCTACAAGTGTTGGTATAGGCTATAAGCTAAATATGGCAGTTATTGATAAATTAACAATGAGCAAGAAAGTTTATAAGGAATAGCTTTAAGCGATGGAGGCTGCCTTTTCTCCATCTGTTTGTCAGATAAATAGTCGAGGAGAGAAGTGATTGAAAAAGAGCTTGCAAATCGGCGGTGCTTATGTAGGAATAATCGTCGGTGCGGGGTTTGCATCAGGGCAAGAAATCATCCAGTATTTTACGAGTTATGGCAATAAGGGGATATTAGGCGCTCTTTTAGCGACACTCTGGTTTGCCTTTGTGGGAATGTGTATAGCACAAATTAGTTCACGGTTGCGGACAACATCTCATAAGGATTTGATATATCAAATTTCGGGTAATACTATCGGCTTTCTAATGGACTTTGTACTATCACTTTTTTTGTTTGGTGTGTCAGTTATTATGTTTGCTGGAGCGGGTGCTACTTTCGAGCAAATGTTTGGACTACCCGTATGGCTAGGGAGCATTTGTATGATTGTCCTCACTATGATGACAGTTATGATGAATGTAAAAAGTATTATTAATATAATAGCCATTGCGACGCCTTATTTGTTAGCTGTTGTTACAATTATTGCGGTCTATTCCATAGCTACGATGGATCTAACATTTGCAGAGCAAGCAGTGATAGCAGAACAACAATTACCAACATCATCAAAAAGCTGGTGGGTAACAGCTTTGCTCTATATGTCTTTTAATATCGGCGTTTGTTTTTCGCTTCTCACGGTGATGTGTGGCGCTATACGAAATGAGCGAATTGCAGGCATAGGTGGCATTATCGGAGGACTATTGTTAGGCGCGCTCATTTTAATTATTCATTTTTCCCTTCTCGCTAAAATGAACGTTATTGTTGGATTGGATATTCCCATGCTCGCATTAGCTAATGAAATTCATCCAATAGTAGGTTTATTAATGTCATTTTCTTTATTGGGGATGATTTACAATACAGCGGTAGGTATGTTTTATTCGTTTTCGGTGCGATTTTTTAAACCGACAAAGCCTAGCTTTAAGGTCGCTGTCATTTGTATGGGCATTCTAGGCTTTTTTGCGAGCCAAGTGGGCTTTACAACACTTGTATCAAAATTATATTCGGTAATGGGCTATTTAGGCTTTATTTTAGTAGCGTCGATAATTTTTGCATGGCTACGAGGAATAAGAAGAGTAGCTTAATGAGGTGATTGAGAAGGGCAACTATGTCATTCTCAATTACCCCTTTTTTTTGAATAAATTTCTGAGGGGAAAGAGCAACATGTTTGAATGAGAAATATCTCAATTTAGCGGTGTTTTTGTTGAAAAAACATAGTTTTTAAGTATTTCCAAATAAAGCGAGAACAATTCTCAATAGGAGGTTGACTGATAATAAAAAGATGCTTATAATGAGAATCGTGAGTAATGATAATCATTTTCAGCTGATTATTAATTACACTCAATAATGAATCTACCGGGGATTACAATGAAAATAAGATATCTTTTAACAGCAACTGTTGTGTTGTCTATTGTGTCACTATTCATTGGTGTAGTAAATATTAAGCCAAGTGACTTATTGGACTTCGGATCAGAAGAAACTAGACTATTCTTAATTAGTCGTATACCAAGACTGGTGGCAATTTTGCTGGCAGGTGCAGGTATGAGTATTGCTGGTTTAATTATGCAAAGCTTAAGTAGGAATAAGTTCGTGTCACCAACGACAGCAGGAACTTTAGATGCTACGAAATTAGGTGTACTAATTTCAATGATGTTTTTTACAAATGTCACGTACTTTCAAAAAATTTCCTTCGCTTTCATATTTGCTTTAGCCGGCACGTTAATGTTTATGCAAATATTAAATCGAATAAAGTTCAAAGATGCGATTTTTATACCGCTTATAGGCTTAATGTTCGGAAATATCCTATCTTCTATTACGACGTTCTTTGCGTATAAGGCTGATATTATCCAAAACATTTCTGCATGGTTACAAGGAGATTTCTCATTGATAATGAAAGGTCGTTATGAGCTTTTATACATAAGTGTACCTGTTCTAATAATGGCTTACATTTATGCAAACCGTTTCACAGTGGCTGGAATGGGTGAGGATTTTGCAAAAAACCTTGGTCTTTCCTACAAATTCGTTGTGAATTTAGGTTTAGTGTTAGTAGCTCTAGTGACAACTACGGTGGTACTAACAGTAGGTGTGATTCCGTTTCTAGGTTTAATTATTCCAAATATTATATCGCTGTTCAAAGGGGATAACCTTGCAAAGACATTACCGCACACGGCTTTACTCGGTATGTCGTTCCTATTATTCTGTGATATTATAGGGCGCGTGTTAATTTTCCCTTATGAAATTCCGATAAGTATGACGGTCGGCGTCATCGGAAGTGCAATCTTTCTAATTATGTTATTTAGGGGGAGAGCATATGCGTAACCGTACGAAAATGTTGATATTAATCGGACTAGCAGTAGCTGCTATGTTACTGTACGTCTTTTATGAATTAAATGGGAACTATAGCTATGCATTCCCACGTCGCCTCATTAAAGTGGTGGCGATGGCACTAACGGGAATTGCCATTGCGTATTCGACAGTGGTTTTCCAAACAATTACGCATAATCGTATTTTAACGCCAAGTGTTATGGGGCTTGATGCTTTGTACATGATGGTCCAAACGATTATTTACTTCTTCTTTGGCTCGATGTCTATATTTGTTATTAACGCACATTATAATTTTTTGCTAGCTGTTTCAGCAATGGTCATTTTCGCATTAATATTTTATCGAGTATTGTTCAAAGAAGGTAAACGTCCGATTTACTTCCTGCTGCTTGTCGGTATGATTGTCGGGACATTTTTAGGAAGTGTCACAACTTTCTTCCAAGTTTTAATTGATCCTAATGAGTTTCTGAGCTTACAAAGTAAAATGTTTGCAAGCTTTAATAATGTAAATTCAGATTTAGTATGGTTAGCAGGTCTTGTTATTGTAGGTACATTTATTTATGGTTGGCGTCATATGAGTCAACTAGATGTAATGTCACTTGGTCGCGATACAGCAATAAACCTTGGGGTACCTTATGATAAACTTGTACAACGCATGCTCATATTATCTTCGATATTAATCGCAGTATCTACAGCTCTTGTTGGGCCAATTACATTCTTTGGCTTAATCGTAGCAAATTTATCGTATCAGTTTTTCAAGACGTACAAGCACTCTGTATTAATTGCAGGTTCTTGTGTAATGAGTATTGTTGCTTTAGTCGGTGGTCAGTGGATGGTCGAGCGAATATTTAAATTCGATACAACACTAAGCGTTATTATCAACTTTGTAGGTGGTGTGTACTTTATCTACCTATTATTGAAGGAAAGTAGGTCAGCAGGATGATCCAAGTAAAAGAAATTTCTAAGTTTTTTGGGAAAAAGCCTGTCATTCAAGATGTTAGTGTAGACGTTGCGCCAGGTAAAATTACGTCCTTTATTGGACCGAATGGTGCAGGTAAATCAACACTGCTTTCAATGGTAAGCCGTTTACTTAATGCAGACACTGGTGAAGTATTACTCGATAAGTCAGATGTGCGTCGCTGGAAATCTGATGACTTTGCAAAGCGCGTTTCGATTTTAAAACAGTCAAACTACATGAATGTGCGTCTAACAATTCGTGAACTCGTTTCATTTGGTCGCTTTCCTTATTCAAAAGGAAATTTAAAACCAGAGGACGAGCAAAAAGTAGATGAAGCAATTCACTATATGAATTTAGTTGACATTCAGCATAATTATTTAGATGAATTATCAGGTGGTCAGCGTCAACGGGCATTTATTGCAATGGTCATTGCGCAAGACACCGATTACATTTTGCTAGACGAACCACTTAATAATTTAGACATGAAGCATTCTGTGCAAATCATGAAAATTTTGCGTAAGTTGGTGGATGAGCTAGGAAAAACGGTTGTCATTGTTTTACATGATATTAACTTTGCATCCGTATATTCTGATCATATCGTCGCTTTAAAAGATGGACGTGTTGTAAAAGACGGTCCGACTAATGACATTATTAACTCAGATGCGTTAAAGGAAATCTATGATATGGATATCCCTGTGCAAGAGCAAAATGGTTGCCGCATTTGTGTGTATTTTAACTCTTAGTAACAATAGATAGTCATCACTATCTAAAAATATAAAAACAAAAAGGAGATTTCACAATGAAAAATTGGAAATTACTTACGGTATTAATGGCAATGATGCTTTTAGTATTAGCTGCTTGTGGTTCTAAAGAAGAATCAAAAGAAGATGATAAAGGTTCAACAGATAATAAACCTGCTGAAGAGCAAAATGAAGCTGCTTCTGCTTACCCAATCACAATCCCAGGTAGTACATCTGGTGAAAATACATTTGAAGATGTAACACTAAAAGAGCAACCAAAAAATATTGTCGTATTTGACTATGGTTTCCTAGATACTTTAGATGCTTTAGGCGTTGAAGTTGCAGGTGTTTCACAAAAATCAGTACCAAGTTATTTAAGCAAATATGCTGACACAACTTACGTAAATGTTGGGTCTTTAAAAGAGCCAGATTTTGAAGCAATCTCTTCTATGAGCCCAGACATCATTTTCATCTCAGGTCGTCAAGCTTCTGCTTACTCAGAATTATCAAAAATTGCTCCAACTGTATTCGTTGGTGTAGATAACAATAATTTTATGGAATCGTTTAAAACAAACACTGAATTAGCTGGTAAAATTTTCGGTAAAGAAAAAGAAGCTGCTGATGCGTTCGCTGCATACGAAGCAAAAGTAGAAGATCTTAAAGCAAAAACTGCTTCATCTGAAGATAAAGCATTAATCGTTTTAGGTAATGAAGGTTCATTATCTGCATACGGTCCTGGTTCACGTTTTGGTGTAATTCATGATGTATTTGGCGTAAAAGCTGCTGATGATAAAATCGAAGCTTCTACACACGGTGCTAACGCTTCATTCGAATATGTACGTGATACAAACCCAGATATTTTATTTGTAGTTGACCGTGACGCTGCTGTTAACCCTGAAGGCGAGTCTGGTACAAAAGCTGCTATTGAAAACGAAATTGTTGGTGCAACTAACGCTGCTAAAAACGGTAAAGTTTACTACTTAGATCCAGAATATTGGTACCTATCAGGTGGCGGTTTACAATCAGAAACTGCTAAAGCTGATGATATTTTAAAGGCGTTTAACTAATATGTTTGTACAAATTAAACGTATGGTCGTAACTGAGGGTAACGCTGATAAGGTTGTTGAACGATTTGGAGCTAAAAAAGATGGTCCTTCATTACTTGAACAACAACCAGGTTATATTGATAAGCAAGTGCTTGTAAAAAAAGTTCGCCGTGGAGATGAAGAAGTGCTAATTATGGTTCGTTGGGAATCAGAAGAGGCGTGGAAAAATTGGGAGAAGAGCCCTGAGCATATTGCAGGTCATAAAGCAAATGCTGGTAAGCCTAAACCTGATTATATTATTGAAAGCGGTCAAGATGTTTACTATGTAAAAGCTTAATAAATACTAGAGGTGTCTCACAAGTCAATTGTGACACCTCTTTTTTTATGTCTTTTTATATAAACAACCATTATACAACAAGGTGTGAACAATTAAGCTCACTGAGGAGCTAGTCAAATGATTAGAAGTTTATGTATTTTTGTTGGATTGTAAGAAGGTAGAGGTGAATGGATAAATGGCAAGGGGCTTTTGTTACTACGTCACACCTCGCCACACATAGAAGTTGAATATTGAGGCAATTATATTTGAACGACGAAGCTTAGGAAGCAGCGCAAACGAAACGTCTGTTTAATGTTTGATAGTAGCCTTGCTCCAAATATTAAATGCTGAGTTAATGTTGAAGGAAATACCGCCATTATTAATGAATAGTCCAGAAATATTAGTCGGGTAGTAATGATAGGCGTCAAAGGCCTCTGTGACTGAATTGTATATGTTGGAAGAGAGATGTTGATTATTGTTTTTTAAATCATTTGGTGAGCCTGCAAAGCTGCTTATTTTAGCGGCATTACTACTATTTTGACCACTCTGCGTTCCTCTAGCATAAACAATGCAGTACTGAGTAGTTTTATAGAGCATTGGTGTATTAATATTCAAACTAGATGTAAAAGGGCTCACTAAAGAAAGTAATGGCAAATCTTTTTCGGGTACTTTTACAATGTCGTGTTGCGCCATATACGTGTCTAGTTTTTGCTGAAAAGTATCTTCAAATCCAGGGATATTACAAATGAAGTTAGAAATAGAAGACTTATGTTTATACTCCACTAAAGCTTCTTGATATGCTCGCTGTTCAGCTTGAATAATCAATTGTTCAATAGTTTGTTGTTCATTCGAAGGCTTCTTTATAGTAATTTCCTCTGCAGAGACAGAAATTGTACAGGAAAAAGTTTCTGTAAGTATTAACACGTAGTCATTTACTCCATTCGTCATTTCAATCACCTCTTAATGTTAGAGAATATTATATAAATAATTAAAATATCATACACTCAAATTGCAAATTAAGTCACATACAATACGCATGATTTTTACTTATCATAAGCGTAACACTAGTCAGGACGCCATTTCAATGGTCAGTTAACGCCAAAAACTGGCGGTCTCTCTAATGACACCGCCAGTTTTTTATTATTTCCTAGCAAAAAACTGGCGTGCTTTCTATAAATACCGCCATTTTTTGGCGGTATTTATAAATAGTTAATGGTAATAAATAGAAAATAGAGTGATTCATTTAACTTATAAAAGATAGAATTAATTCCCATTAATATGTATAATATTTATCAATACGTTTAAGGGAGTAGAGGACTATTGGGTGATATAGATGTACGTATTAATGAATCGTTAGACAGTCTGATTGAAAATAATTCGATGCTCGGTGATGAAA
Proteins encoded in this region:
- the menC gene encoding o-succinylbenzoate synthase — translated: MRIEEITIRHLKMPMKAPFTTSFGTVSEKELLLLEVKDASGTIGWGETVAFVAPWYTEETLKTTWHMLEDFLMPTLLHKEIAHPDEVSALFSPIRRNCMAKASIEGAVWDIYAQQTKQSLAHALGGSKDTIDVGISLGIQASTEKLIDLIKIYVEKGYKRVKVKIKPGYDVEVIRAIRTAFPNLPLMADANSAYTLKDIEVLQQLDAFNLLMIEQPLAVDDIIDHAKLQKQLQTPICLDESITSLEDARKAIELGSCGVINIKIGRVGGLTEAKKIHDYCQEHAIPVWCGGMLEAGIGRAHNIALTALSNFILPGDTAGSSHYWYEDIIVPEVMVEDGVIHVPTSVGIGYKLNMAVIDKLTMSKKVYKE
- a CDS encoding YkvI family membrane protein, which codes for MKKSLQIGGAYVGIIVGAGFASGQEIIQYFTSYGNKGILGALLATLWFAFVGMCIAQISSRLRTTSHKDLIYQISGNTIGFLMDFVLSLFLFGVSVIMFAGAGATFEQMFGLPVWLGSICMIVLTMMTVMMNVKSIINIIAIATPYLLAVVTIIAVYSIATMDLTFAEQAVIAEQQLPTSSKSWWVTALLYMSFNIGVCFSLLTVMCGAIRNERIAGIGGIIGGLLLGALILIIHFSLLAKMNVIVGLDIPMLALANEIHPIVGLLMSFSLLGMIYNTAVGMFYSFSVRFFKPTKPSFKVAVICMGILGFFASQVGFTTLVSKLYSVMGYLGFILVASIIFAWLRGIRRVA
- a CDS encoding ABC transporter permease; this encodes MKIRYLLTATVVLSIVSLFIGVVNIKPSDLLDFGSEETRLFLISRIPRLVAILLAGAGMSIAGLIMQSLSRNKFVSPTTAGTLDATKLGVLISMMFFTNVTYFQKISFAFIFALAGTLMFMQILNRIKFKDAIFIPLIGLMFGNILSSITTFFAYKADIIQNISAWLQGDFSLIMKGRYELLYISVPVLIMAYIYANRFTVAGMGEDFAKNLGLSYKFVVNLGLVLVALVTTTVVLTVGVIPFLGLIIPNIISLFKGDNLAKTLPHTALLGMSFLLFCDIIGRVLIFPYEIPISMTVGVIGSAIFLIMLFRGRAYA
- a CDS encoding iron chelate uptake ABC transporter family permease subunit; this encodes MRNRTKMLILIGLAVAAMLLYVFYELNGNYSYAFPRRLIKVVAMALTGIAIAYSTVVFQTITHNRILTPSVMGLDALYMMVQTIIYFFFGSMSIFVINAHYNFLLAVSAMVIFALIFYRVLFKEGKRPIYFLLLVGMIVGTFLGSVTTFFQVLIDPNEFLSLQSKMFASFNNVNSDLVWLAGLVIVGTFIYGWRHMSQLDVMSLGRDTAINLGVPYDKLVQRMLILSSILIAVSTALVGPITFFGLIVANLSYQFFKTYKHSVLIAGSCVMSIVALVGGQWMVERIFKFDTTLSVIINFVGGVYFIYLLLKESRSAG
- a CDS encoding iron ABC transporter ATP-binding protein; amino-acid sequence: MIQVKEISKFFGKKPVIQDVSVDVAPGKITSFIGPNGAGKSTLLSMVSRLLNADTGEVLLDKSDVRRWKSDDFAKRVSILKQSNYMNVRLTIRELVSFGRFPYSKGNLKPEDEQKVDEAIHYMNLVDIQHNYLDELSGGQRQRAFIAMVIAQDTDYILLDEPLNNLDMKHSVQIMKILRKLVDELGKTVVIVLHDINFASVYSDHIVALKDGRVVKDGPTNDIINSDALKEIYDMDIPVQEQNGCRICVYFNS
- a CDS encoding siderophore ABC transporter substrate-binding protein; translated protein: MKNWKLLTVLMAMMLLVLAACGSKEESKEDDKGSTDNKPAEEQNEAASAYPITIPGSTSGENTFEDVTLKEQPKNIVVFDYGFLDTLDALGVEVAGVSQKSVPSYLSKYADTTYVNVGSLKEPDFEAISSMSPDIIFISGRQASAYSELSKIAPTVFVGVDNNNFMESFKTNTELAGKIFGKEKEAADAFAAYEAKVEDLKAKTASSEDKALIVLGNEGSLSAYGPGSRFGVIHDVFGVKAADDKIEASTHGANASFEYVRDTNPDILFVVDRDAAVNPEGESGTKAAIENEIVGATNAAKNGKVYYLDPEYWYLSGGGLQSETAKADDILKAFN
- a CDS encoding antibiotic biosynthesis monooxygenase family protein, with product MFVQIKRMVVTEGNADKVVERFGAKKDGPSLLEQQPGYIDKQVLVKKVRRGDEEVLIMVRWESEEAWKNWEKSPEHIAGHKANAGKPKPDYIIESGQDVYYVKA